The following coding sequences are from one Reyranella humidisoli window:
- a CDS encoding EamA family transporter translates to MSPLHLAAALLIVAMWGLNFTVIRFGLDEFTPFAFATWRFLLGALPALFIPKPAVSWSVLAGIGGLMFGGQFIFLFFAMQAGLPPGLTSVLVQLQGPLTVVLAALLLREHATRGQWLGLAIAVAGVVLIAQSISGDTPLLALGLALMSAFTWALGNLVFRSARGVSMFAVTVWASVLPPIPLGLASLVLDGPMALAAPILAPTLRGWFVLFYTVVPVMWLGYLIWGTLLRTYPAAKVGPVSLLVPCAALAISGYLTGEPLEGMRMVGVAVVLGGVALGVYASARRLR, encoded by the coding sequence ATGAGCCCGCTGCATCTCGCGGCGGCCCTCCTCATCGTGGCGATGTGGGGGCTGAACTTCACGGTCATCCGCTTCGGCCTCGACGAGTTCACACCCTTCGCCTTCGCGACCTGGCGCTTCCTGCTGGGCGCACTGCCGGCCCTGTTCATCCCGAAGCCTGCCGTTTCCTGGTCCGTGCTGGCGGGAATCGGCGGCCTGATGTTCGGCGGCCAGTTCATCTTCCTGTTCTTTGCCATGCAGGCCGGCCTGCCTCCCGGTCTCACCTCGGTGCTGGTGCAGCTCCAGGGGCCGCTCACGGTCGTGCTGGCCGCCCTGCTGCTGCGCGAGCATGCGACGCGCGGACAGTGGCTGGGCCTCGCCATCGCGGTCGCCGGCGTCGTGCTGATCGCGCAGTCGATCTCAGGCGATACGCCGCTGCTCGCCTTGGGTCTCGCGCTGATGTCGGCCTTCACATGGGCGCTGGGCAACCTCGTCTTCCGCTCGGCGCGCGGCGTCTCGATGTTCGCCGTCACGGTCTGGGCCAGCGTCCTGCCGCCGATCCCGCTCGGGCTGGCGTCCCTCGTGCTCGATGGGCCGATGGCGCTGGCCGCGCCAATCCTGGCGCCGACCTTGCGCGGCTGGTTCGTGCTCTTCTACACGGTCGTTCCGGTGATGTGGCTGGGTTACCTGATCTGGGGAACCTTGCTGCGCACCTATCCTGCCGCGAAGGTCGGCCCGGTCAGCCTGCTCGTGCCCTGCGCCGCGCTCGCGATCTCCGGCTATCTGACTGGCGAGCCGCTGGAGGGGATGCGCATGGTCGGCGTCGCCGTCGTGCTGGGTGGCGTGGCGCTCGGCGTCTATGCCTCGGCGCGCCGCCTGCGCTGA
- a CDS encoding Lrp/AsnC family transcriptional regulator, whose product MDIDKIDATILSELTGNARVSQVELAARVGLSSTAVARRQRALEENGLIQSYQAVLDLRRFGLATTVVVRITLDSQSDEALKAFEAGVLDCPSVVRCFLMSGSDDYVVIVLARDIEDFERIHRTELSRLPRVARLESSFALREVVNRAVPPSVFGKTARGVQRRRRAEA is encoded by the coding sequence ATGGATATCGACAAGATCGACGCCACCATCCTGTCGGAGTTGACCGGGAATGCCCGTGTCAGCCAGGTCGAACTGGCCGCACGCGTCGGCCTTTCCAGCACGGCGGTGGCGCGGCGACAGCGGGCGCTCGAGGAAAACGGTCTTATCCAGAGCTACCAGGCCGTCCTCGATCTCCGCCGCTTCGGGCTGGCCACCACGGTGGTGGTGCGGATCACCCTGGACAGCCAGAGCGACGAGGCGCTCAAGGCGTTCGAGGCGGGCGTCCTCGACTGTCCCTCGGTCGTGCGCTGCTTCCTGATGTCGGGCAGCGACGACTACGTCGTCATCGTGCTGGCGCGCGACATCGAGGATTTCGAGCGCATCCACCGGACCGAACTTTCGCGCCTGCCGCGCGTGGCCCGGCTCGAATCGAGCTTCGCGCTGCGCGAGGTCGTGAACCGCGCCGTGCCGCCTTCGGTGTTCGGCAAGACCGCGCGAGGGGTTCAGCGCAGGCGGCGCGCCGAGGCATAG
- the ald gene encoding alanine dehydrogenase, with amino-acid sequence MRVGVPKEIKTHEYRVGLTPGAVREYVHSRHEVVVETGAGAGINASDEVYRAAGAHIAATAGEIFATADMIVKVKEPQPGEWVQLRPGQILFTYLHLAADPEQAKGLIASGCTAIAYETVTDPRGGLPLLAPMSEVAGRLSIEAAGGALQRHRGGRGLLLGGVPGVQPAHVVVLGGGVVGTHAARMAAGLGADVTVLDRSLPRLRELDELFGGRVRTRYSTLAAVEQEVFAADAVIGAVLVPGASAPKLVTKAMLKSMKPGSVIVDVAIDQGGCFETSHATTHAQPTYEVEGIIHYCVANMPGAVPLTSSEALNNATLPFGLALAARGLAAVAADPHLRAGLNIHRGRFTHKAAAESLGLPYAPAEQAIAA; translated from the coding sequence ATGCGCGTCGGTGTACCGAAGGAGATCAAGACCCACGAATATCGCGTCGGTCTGACGCCGGGCGCGGTCCGCGAATACGTCCATTCCCGCCATGAAGTCGTGGTCGAGACCGGCGCGGGCGCAGGGATCAACGCCAGCGACGAGGTCTATCGTGCGGCCGGCGCGCACATCGCCGCCACGGCGGGCGAGATCTTCGCGACGGCCGACATGATCGTGAAGGTGAAGGAGCCGCAGCCCGGCGAATGGGTCCAGCTCCGCCCCGGCCAGATACTGTTCACCTATCTCCATCTCGCCGCCGATCCCGAGCAGGCGAAGGGCCTGATCGCCTCGGGCTGCACCGCCATCGCCTATGAGACCGTGACCGATCCTCGCGGCGGCCTGCCATTGCTGGCGCCGATGAGCGAGGTCGCGGGGCGTCTTTCCATCGAGGCGGCGGGCGGTGCCCTGCAGCGCCATCGCGGCGGGCGCGGCCTGTTGCTGGGCGGCGTGCCGGGCGTGCAGCCCGCCCATGTCGTCGTGCTGGGCGGCGGCGTTGTGGGCACGCATGCCGCGCGCATGGCGGCGGGCCTCGGCGCCGACGTCACGGTGCTCGACCGCTCGCTGCCGCGGCTGCGCGAACTCGACGAACTGTTCGGGGGCCGCGTGCGCACGCGCTACTCGACCCTTGCCGCGGTCGAACAGGAGGTCTTCGCGGCCGACGCGGTGATCGGCGCCGTGCTGGTGCCCGGCGCCAGCGCGCCGAAGCTGGTGACGAAGGCGATGCTGAAGTCGATGAAGCCGGGCTCGGTGATCGTCGACGTCGCCATCGACCAGGGCGGCTGCTTCGAAACCTCGCACGCGACGACCCACGCCCAGCCGACCTACGAGGTCGAGGGCATCATCCACTATTGCGTCGCCAATATGCCGGGCGCGGTGCCGCTGACCTCGAGCGAGGCGCTGAACAACGCCACGCTCCCCTTTGGTCTGGCACTCGCGGCCAGGGGCCTCGCCGCCGTCGCCGCGGACCCGCACCTCCGCGCCGGCCTCAACATCCATCGCGGCCGCTTCACCCACAAGGCGGCCGCCGAAAGCCTCGGCTTGCCCTACGCACCGGCGGAGCAGGCGATCGCCGCGTAG
- a CDS encoding NAD(P)-dependent alcohol dehydrogenase, producing MKAFVYRRYGGPDVVELAEVPKPVPRDNEVLVRIHATTVTSGDWRVRTLHVPTGLGLVARLAIGFTRPRQPIMGSEMAGTIESVGKHVTRFRVGDEVFGFPGGAMGCHAQYRTMPEDGRIARKPANLSFEEAASLPFGASTSLHYLRKAKIKAGEAVLVIGASGGVGSAMVQLAKHFGAQVTGVTSTNNLALVASLGADRVIDYTREDFTARGETYDIVVDTVGKTPVARCMRILKDKGRLLAVAAGLPEMLASVWAPLTGSRRVIAGPAEERAGDIPEIAALAEAGALKPVIDRRYRFAQMPEAHAYVETGRKRGSVVVSVEHA from the coding sequence ATGAAAGCCTTCGTCTACCGCCGCTACGGCGGTCCCGATGTCGTCGAGCTTGCCGAGGTGCCGAAGCCCGTGCCGCGGGACAACGAGGTGCTCGTCAGGATCCACGCCACGACGGTCACCTCGGGCGACTGGCGCGTGCGCACGCTGCACGTGCCCACCGGCCTCGGGCTGGTGGCGCGTCTCGCCATCGGCTTCACGCGGCCCCGCCAGCCCATCATGGGCTCCGAGATGGCCGGGACGATCGAGTCCGTCGGCAAGCACGTCACGCGCTTTCGGGTCGGCGACGAGGTGTTCGGCTTTCCCGGCGGCGCGATGGGTTGCCATGCGCAGTACCGAACGATGCCCGAGGACGGGCGCATCGCGCGCAAACCCGCAAACCTGTCGTTCGAGGAGGCGGCGTCTCTGCCGTTCGGCGCTTCGACCTCGCTGCATTACCTGCGCAAGGCAAAGATCAAGGCGGGTGAGGCAGTGCTGGTGATCGGTGCGTCCGGCGGTGTCGGCAGCGCCATGGTCCAGCTCGCGAAGCATTTCGGCGCCCAGGTGACGGGTGTGACCAGCACGAACAACCTGGCGCTCGTCGCTTCGCTCGGCGCCGACCGGGTGATCGACTACACGCGCGAGGACTTCACGGCGCGGGGCGAGACCTACGACATCGTCGTCGACACGGTCGGCAAGACGCCGGTCGCGCGCTGCATGCGTATCCTCAAGGACAAGGGCCGGCTGCTCGCCGTGGCGGCGGGCCTGCCGGAGATGCTGGCGTCGGTGTGGGCGCCGTTGACCGGAAGCCGGCGGGTCATCGCCGGCCCTGCCGAGGAACGGGCCGGCGACATACCGGAGATCGCCGCCCTAGCCGAAGCCGGCGCGCTGAAGCCCGTGATCGATCGCCGCTACCGCTTCGCGCAAATGCCCGAAGCGCACGCCTACGTCGAAACCGGCCGCAAACGCGGCAGCGTGGTCGTGAGCGTCGAGCACGCCTGA
- a CDS encoding ArgE/DapE family deacylase yields the protein MLESSLKTKIMDEVDRRFDDQTNVLADLVRIPSTRFQEAPAQDMMARLFKEDGLGIDRWQVKIDDLKHLPGYSPHSLDYDDAWNVVGAWRPSNPKGRSLILNGHIDVVPEGPHEMWTRNPYDAYVKDGWMYGRGSGDMKAGLILNVFALRALRALGYMPAADVYQQSVVEEECTGNGALACLQRGYRAEAALIPEPSGCTLTVSQVGVMWFQVKVTGHPVHVYKADAGSNAIESAYRLIQQLRELEKKWNALKVHDKHYCDHHHPVNFNVGKIAGGDWASSVPSWCTFDMRVGVLPTQTLKECRQEVEDTIRQAAANDPFLGNNLPTVSWEGFQAEPYVLKNHEHVRDILADAHKTVFGAELDDRRTTGTTDARFFGLYAGLPALVYGPQSDDVHGFDERVNIESIRKITQSTALFIAEWCGLEKV from the coding sequence ATGCTCGAATCATCGCTCAAGACCAAAATCATGGACGAAGTCGATCGTCGCTTCGACGATCAGACCAACGTGCTGGCCGATCTGGTCCGCATTCCCTCCACCCGTTTCCAGGAAGCGCCCGCGCAGGACATGATGGCGCGCCTGTTCAAGGAGGACGGGCTCGGCATCGACCGCTGGCAGGTCAAGATCGACGACCTGAAGCACCTGCCGGGCTACTCGCCGCACTCGCTGGACTATGACGATGCCTGGAACGTCGTTGGTGCCTGGCGGCCGTCGAACCCGAAGGGCCGCTCGCTGATCCTCAACGGACACATCGACGTGGTGCCCGAGGGGCCGCACGAGATGTGGACGCGCAATCCCTACGACGCCTACGTCAAGGACGGCTGGATGTACGGCCGCGGCTCGGGCGACATGAAGGCCGGGCTGATCCTGAACGTCTTCGCCCTGCGGGCCCTGCGCGCGCTTGGCTACATGCCGGCGGCCGACGTCTACCAGCAGTCGGTGGTCGAGGAGGAGTGCACGGGCAACGGCGCGCTGGCCTGCCTGCAGCGCGGCTATCGCGCCGAGGCGGCGCTGATCCCCGAGCCCTCGGGCTGCACGCTCACCGTCTCGCAGGTCGGCGTGATGTGGTTCCAGGTCAAGGTCACCGGCCATCCGGTCCATGTCTACAAGGCCGATGCCGGCTCGAACGCGATCGAGTCCGCCTATCGCCTGATCCAGCAGTTGCGCGAACTCGAGAAGAAGTGGAACGCGCTCAAGGTCCACGACAAGCATTACTGCGACCATCATCATCCGGTGAACTTCAACGTCGGCAAGATCGCCGGCGGCGACTGGGCGAGCTCGGTGCCGTCCTGGTGCACCTTCGACATGCGCGTGGGCGTGCTGCCGACGCAGACGCTCAAGGAGTGCCGGCAGGAGGTCGAGGACACGATCCGCCAGGCCGCGGCCAACGATCCCTTCCTCGGCAACAACCTGCCGACCGTGAGCTGGGAAGGCTTTCAGGCCGAGCCCTATGTGCTCAAGAACCACGAGCATGTGCGCGACATCCTCGCGGACGCGCACAAGACGGTGTTCGGCGCGGAACTCGACGACCGGCGCACGACCGGTACGACCGATGCCCGTTTCTTCGGCCTCTATGCCGGCCTGCCGGCGCTGGTCTACGGGCCGCAGTCGGACGACGTCCACGGCTTCGACGAGAGGGTGAACATCGAATCGATCCGCAAGATCACCCAGTCGACGGCGCTGTTCATCGCCGAATGGTGTGGGCTGGAGAAAGTCTGA
- a CDS encoding AMP-binding protein, whose amino-acid sequence MYPGKHATQASHPAVIMAGSGETVTYGELEARSNRLAHLLRAHGIERLDHYSIYMENNARYVECCTAGERTGTYYTCVNSFLTADELAYILNNSTSKVLITSQAKRDVALAALPQCPGLELCIVVDGPGAESKGGTRIVNLEEATAGLPDTPIADESLGTAMLYSSGTTGRPKGIVRPLAEQPPSQLLPIFSFLLKLWQYREGMIYLSPAPLYHSAPQAAVNLAIRMGGTVIVMERFDAEHYLQLLEKYRVTHSQLVPTMFSRLLKLPEETRTRYDLGSLEIAIHAAAPCPVQVKEQMIEWWGPIIHEYYGATEGLGFTACNSEEWLAHKGTVGRVLLGELHVLDDDMKPLPSGTPGTLWFKTATPFEYFNDPGKTREARSEDGTMSTVGDVGYVDADGYLHLTDRATFMIISGGVNIYPQECENLLITHPKVADAAVFGVPNADLGEEVKAVVQLMPGVPKNAATAEELITFCGQHLARQKVPRSVDFEDELPRLPTGKLYKRLLRDRYWGDKKSRIV is encoded by the coding sequence ATGTACCCGGGCAAACACGCGACGCAGGCGTCCCATCCTGCGGTGATCATGGCCGGCAGCGGCGAGACCGTGACCTACGGCGAACTGGAAGCGCGCAGCAACCGGCTGGCGCACCTGCTGCGGGCACACGGCATCGAGCGGCTCGACCACTATTCGATCTACATGGAGAACAACGCACGCTACGTGGAGTGCTGCACCGCGGGTGAACGCACCGGCACCTACTACACCTGCGTGAACTCGTTCCTGACGGCCGACGAGCTGGCCTACATCCTGAACAACAGCACTTCGAAAGTGCTCATCACCTCGCAGGCCAAGCGGGACGTGGCCCTCGCCGCCCTGCCGCAATGCCCGGGACTCGAACTTTGTATCGTCGTCGACGGACCCGGCGCCGAATCGAAGGGCGGAACGAGGATCGTCAACCTGGAAGAGGCGACCGCCGGCTTGCCCGATACGCCGATCGCCGACGAGTCGCTGGGCACGGCGATGCTCTATTCGTCCGGCACGACGGGGCGACCGAAGGGCATCGTGCGGCCGCTGGCCGAACAGCCGCCGTCGCAGCTCCTGCCGATCTTCTCCTTCCTGCTGAAGCTCTGGCAGTACCGCGAGGGCATGATCTATCTCTCGCCGGCGCCGCTCTATCACTCGGCGCCGCAGGCGGCGGTGAACCTCGCGATCCGCATGGGCGGCACCGTGATCGTCATGGAACGCTTCGATGCCGAGCATTACCTCCAGCTCCTCGAGAAATACCGCGTCACGCACAGCCAGCTGGTGCCGACCATGTTCTCGCGCCTGCTCAAGCTGCCAGAGGAAACGCGCACGCGGTACGACCTCGGTTCGCTGGAGATCGCCATCCATGCGGCGGCGCCCTGCCCCGTCCAGGTGAAGGAACAGATGATCGAATGGTGGGGGCCGATCATCCACGAATATTACGGCGCCACCGAGGGGCTGGGCTTCACCGCCTGCAACTCCGAGGAATGGCTGGCGCACAAGGGCACGGTGGGCCGCGTCCTGCTGGGCGAGCTGCACGTGCTGGACGACGACATGAAGCCGCTCCCCTCCGGCACGCCCGGCACCCTGTGGTTCAAGACCGCGACGCCCTTCGAGTATTTCAATGACCCCGGCAAGACGCGCGAGGCGCGCTCCGAGGACGGCACGATGAGCACGGTCGGCGACGTGGGTTATGTCGACGCCGACGGCTATCTCCACCTGACCGACCGGGCGACCTTCATGATCATCTCCGGTGGCGTGAACATCTATCCGCAGGAATGCGAGAACCTGCTGATCACCCATCCGAAGGTGGCCGATGCGGCGGTGTTCGGCGTGCCCAATGCCGATCTCGGCGAGGAGGTGAAGGCGGTCGTCCAGCTCATGCCGGGCGTGCCGAAGAATGCCGCCACCGCCGAGGAACTGATCACCTTCTGCGGCCAGCACCTCGCACGCCAGAAGGTGCCGCGCTCCGTCGATTTCGAGGACGAGCTGCCGCGCCTGCCGACCGGCAAGCTCTACAAGCGCCTGCTGCGCGACCGTTACTGGGGCGACAAGAAGAGCCGCATCGTCTGA
- a CDS encoding DHA2 family efflux MFS transporter permease subunit produces the protein MTTAAVPLQTAAALTERYGPSYRWLVTITGMMGVVSMVLAMTTVNVAVPDVMGAFGIGQDKAQWMSSAYMATMTAGMLINAWLSGILGERRTFVGALFFFSVGALMGGMAPTEDALIFARVLQGFSAGVAQPLVMATIFTVFPPERRGMAMGVFGLGVVFAPAIGPTLGGLMIEYFSWRYVFFISLPFCVVAAVMGLVFMPHRPIPKVVPPFDWLGFALLCTALFGLMTGIADGQREGWGSDAIVFRLVLGAVATVAFVCWELYTPRALLDVRIFGNVEFSAAALIAFIFGAGMMGSTYIIPVFVQTIIGFTPLLAGLMMMPAGIMLAFIFPLAGRLSDAMPASTMIIGGLLLFALGFAWMTAADVDTTFWTLVSMVMVSRLGLGFINPSLNASSLKALPADKVRQGSGVANFMRQLGGAFGINLMVAFFEIRTRFHADALTATQDWGNRTTERMLTQIEQLLQRGGLPHQQQKAGAIDYLATIVQSKAQIMAFSDTFIVVGVVALAALIPAAMLSRSQRRSRG, from the coding sequence ATGACGACCGCCGCCGTTCCCCTGCAGACGGCCGCGGCGCTCACCGAGCGCTACGGGCCTTCGTATCGCTGGCTGGTCACCATCACCGGCATGATGGGTGTGGTGTCGATGGTGCTGGCGATGACCACGGTCAACGTCGCGGTGCCCGACGTCATGGGCGCCTTCGGCATCGGCCAGGACAAGGCGCAGTGGATGTCGTCGGCCTACATGGCGACGATGACCGCCGGCATGCTGATCAACGCCTGGCTGAGCGGCATCCTGGGCGAGCGCCGGACCTTCGTGGGGGCGCTGTTCTTCTTCTCGGTGGGCGCGCTGATGGGCGGCATGGCGCCGACCGAGGATGCGCTGATCTTCGCCCGCGTGCTGCAGGGCTTCAGCGCCGGCGTCGCCCAGCCGCTGGTCATGGCCACCATCTTCACGGTGTTTCCGCCGGAGCGCCGCGGCATGGCGATGGGCGTGTTCGGCCTCGGCGTCGTGTTCGCGCCGGCGATCGGCCCGACCCTGGGCGGGCTGATGATCGAATACTTCTCCTGGCGTTACGTCTTTTTCATCTCTCTGCCCTTCTGCGTCGTCGCCGCCGTGATGGGCCTCGTGTTCATGCCGCACCGGCCGATCCCGAAGGTGGTTCCGCCCTTCGACTGGCTGGGCTTCGCGCTCCTCTGCACGGCGCTGTTCGGTCTCATGACCGGCATCGCCGACGGCCAGCGCGAGGGCTGGGGCTCTGATGCCATCGTGTTCCGGCTGGTCCTCGGCGCCGTGGCCACGGTGGCCTTCGTCTGCTGGGAGCTCTACACGCCGCGCGCGCTGCTCGACGTGCGCATCTTCGGCAACGTCGAATTCTCCGCCGCGGCCCTCATTGCCTTCATCTTCGGTGCCGGCATGATGGGCTCGACCTACATCATCCCGGTCTTCGTGCAGACTATCATCGGCTTCACGCCCTTGCTGGCCGGGCTGATGATGATGCCGGCGGGCATCATGCTGGCCTTTATCTTCCCGCTCGCGGGGCGCCTCTCGGACGCCATGCCGGCCTCGACCATGATCATCGGTGGGCTGCTGCTGTTCGCGCTGGGCTTCGCCTGGATGACGGCCGCCGACGTGGACACCACGTTCTGGACGCTGGTCAGCATGGTGATGGTGTCGCGGCTGGGCCTGGGCTTCATCAATCCGAGCCTCAATGCTTCGTCATTGAAGGCGCTGCCGGCCGACAAGGTGCGCCAGGGTTCGGGCGTCGCCAACTTCATGCGCCAGCTCGGCGGCGCGTTCGGCATCAACCTGATGGTCGCCTTTTTCGAGATCCGCACGCGCTTCCATGCCGACGCGCTGACGGCCACGCAGGACTGGGGCAACCGCACGACCGAACGGATGCTGACGCAGATCGAGCAGCTCCTGCAGCGCGGCGGACTGCCGCATCAGCAACAGAAGGCCGGCGCGATCGACTACCTGGCGACGATCGTGCAGAGCAAGGCCCAGATCATGGCCTTCTCCGATACCTTCATCGTGGTGGGCGTCGTGGCGCTGGCTGCCCTGATCCCCGCGGCGATGCTGTCGCGTTCGCAGCGCCGGTCGCGCGGCTAG
- a CDS encoding HlyD family secretion protein: MPPPALKSSPASPAIGVMPRERVSRASGLVRVLLRPRFIAVGLVLLCALIYGGRELHLRLTHVYEYDARVTADIVTVSSRAEGWIVDLAVREGQRVEAGQTLVRIDDRAAKLRVDGLKAQIEGVRVERARLRAERKLDQNQADASMRTRTSIITVREKALAALRADLDFAKLELDRSKTLFASRVVNERQLQVAQALVTKLEIQILQLQAEHEQAEGSLAEAKVGHDRLGVIDAQIEALTHQVAVLAAQMRQQQVDVEDRTIKSPIPAVIDRTFTLPGEYVAAGQRILLLHNPDEVWVEANIKETQIGKLKLGQTVRVSVDAYPNDTFVGRVARIGSATTARFALLPTPNPSGNFTKITQRMPVKIDMVQMPKPLTPGMMVEVEIDIR, translated from the coding sequence GTGCCGCCGCCCGCCCTGAAATCGTCTCCTGCCTCCCCCGCGATCGGCGTGATGCCGCGCGAGCGTGTGAGTCGGGCGTCCGGCCTCGTCCGCGTCCTTCTGCGACCGCGCTTCATCGCCGTCGGCCTGGTGCTGCTCTGCGCGCTGATCTATGGCGGCCGAGAACTCCATCTGCGGCTGACGCATGTCTACGAGTACGACGCCCGAGTGACCGCCGACATCGTGACGGTGTCGAGCCGCGCCGAGGGCTGGATCGTCGACCTCGCGGTGCGCGAGGGCCAGAGGGTCGAGGCGGGCCAGACGCTGGTCAGGATCGACGACCGCGCGGCCAAGCTGCGGGTCGATGGCCTGAAAGCGCAGATCGAAGGCGTGCGGGTGGAGCGGGCGCGGCTGCGCGCCGAGCGCAAGCTCGATCAGAACCAGGCCGATGCCTCGATGCGCACGCGCACGTCCATCATCACGGTCCGCGAGAAGGCGCTGGCCGCCCTGCGCGCCGATCTCGATTTCGCCAAGCTGGAGCTCGACCGCAGCAAGACGCTGTTCGCCAGCCGTGTCGTCAACGAGCGGCAACTCCAGGTGGCGCAGGCGCTGGTGACGAAGCTCGAGATCCAGATCCTGCAGCTCCAGGCCGAGCATGAGCAGGCCGAGGGTAGCCTGGCTGAAGCGAAAGTGGGCCATGATCGGCTCGGCGTGATCGACGCCCAGATCGAGGCGCTGACCCACCAGGTGGCGGTGCTGGCGGCGCAGATGCGCCAGCAGCAGGTCGATGTCGAGGACCGCACGATCAAGAGCCCGATCCCGGCCGTGATCGACCGCACCTTCACGCTGCCGGGCGAATATGTGGCGGCGGGCCAGCGCATCCTGCTGCTGCACAATCCCGACGAGGTCTGGGTCGAGGCCAACATCAAGGAGACGCAGATCGGCAAGCTGAAGCTCGGCCAGACGGTGCGCGTCTCGGTCGACGCCTATCCCAACGACACGTTCGTGGGCCGCGTGGCACGCATCGGCAGCGCCACGACGGCGCGCTTCGCGCTGCTGCCGACGCCCAATCCCTCAGGCAATTTCACCAAGATCACCCAGCGAATGCCGGTCAAGATCGACATGGTCCAGATGCCGAAGCCGCTCACGCCCGGCATGATGGTCGAAGTCGAAATTGATATTCGGTAG